In Streptomyces sp. NBC_01439, the following are encoded in one genomic region:
- a CDS encoding GFA family protein yields MATSSSTTSRTGRCQCGEARFEVSGEADYPHLCSCGHCQALSGGPVMSWVSFPLDTLRWTGAGGEPRWHYTWPDSRRGFCPKCGSQLCALDDGADSIAITLSALGNPADLIPVNQSYRESAVPWLPCVPDTGTRTDTRTR; encoded by the coding sequence ATGGCCACGTCATCCAGCACCACGTCACGTACGGGACGCTGTCAGTGCGGGGAGGCCCGGTTCGAGGTCAGTGGCGAAGCCGACTACCCCCATCTGTGCAGCTGTGGGCACTGCCAGGCTTTGTCCGGCGGCCCGGTGATGTCCTGGGTCTCCTTCCCCCTGGACACGTTGAGGTGGACGGGCGCCGGAGGCGAGCCGCGCTGGCACTACACGTGGCCGGACTCCCGCCGGGGCTTCTGTCCGAAATGCGGGAGCCAGCTGTGCGCGCTGGACGACGGGGCGGACAGCATCGCGATCACCCTGTCGGCCCTGGGGAATCCGGCCGACCTGATCCCTGTCAACCAGAGCTACCGCGAGAGCGCGGTGCCCTGGCTGCCCTGCGTGCCCGACACCGGCACCCGCACCGACACCCGCACCCGCTGA
- a CDS encoding penicillin acylase family protein has protein sequence MASGDVAEVAGGGLAAGGLQEQQFGNQVPAGDLAAADPVRTPRTLNRTAPGIGRALADAVAELKAAGIAPDAPLGEHQFVVRGEHELPVGDGTKALGVRNWIEAPWSAAACGHPEVTHGSSRIQAVGWDGGRCPVARTLLTYSRSSDPPSPYCADRTRMYSEERWDTARFCERDVLASPKLKVLLASERR, from the coding sequence ATGGCGTCAGGCGATGTCGCCGAGGTAGCGGGTGGGGGACTCGCCGCGGGCGGCCTGCAAGAGCAGCAGTTCGGGAACCAGGTGCCGGCCGGTGATCTGGCAGCGGCCGACCCCGTACGCACCCCCCGTACCCTCAACCGGACGGCGCCCGGCATCGGGCGGGCACTCGCGGACGCGGTGGCGGAGTTGAAGGCGGCCGGGATCGCGCCGGACGCCCCGCTGGGCGAGCACCAGTTCGTGGTCCGGGGCGAACACGAGCTCCCGGTGGGCGACGGTACAAAGGCGCTCGGCGTCCGGAACTGGATCGAGGCGCCGTGGAGCGCGGCGGCCTGCGGCCACCCGGAAGTCACGCACGGGTCCAGCCGCATCCAGGCGGTCGGCTGGGACGGCGGCCGCTGTCCCGTGGCCCGCACCCTGCTGACGTACAGCCGGTCCTCGGACCCGCCCTCGCCCTACTGCGCCGACCGAACCCGGATGTACTCCGAGGAGCGCTGGGACACGGCACGCTTCTGCGAGCGGGACGTCCTCGCGTCGCCGAAGCTGAAGGTGCTCCTGGCCAGCGAACGGCGGTGA
- a CDS encoding NUDIX domain-containing protein codes for MTDMPPARSEIRHLLAAYLERHPTEHGHLEPLSKALDEPDEPTSRTTVPGHITCSAVVIDRHRRVLHVHHRASGLALPPGGHVDAADRTLLAAALREVHEEVGIAPGNLCLTHQLLDGPIDIGIHDIAARPAKGETEHQHYDVQFVFNLAHGVAPIVLQDDEVSGAQWLPFEQVTSPTLRAKLLASALDGRPEPVNASALLHDGAGRYLLHLRDNDPDTWEPGSFALLGGGREPGDRSLEDTVRRELAEQAPGLKFGELEPYAVEVATGVDGLAVPVQVFAGQWRGDPDVLDLQEGVLLRWFSPDELPRLRLSPSTSALILRHAAREAAAGPCPAPASHGAVPIVLGVHLYLEDDQGRVLLGLRHPGSAFAGDTWHFPASHCAQEPAIACLLRETLEETGLVIDPVDVEYAHTVHLVDPPGAGPRIGLVFRARRWTGVPEVREPEKCLAWQWWHPDELPEPIAAYARAAIEGIAAGRPYTEMGW; via the coding sequence ATGACAGACATGCCGCCCGCCCGCTCCGAGATCCGCCACCTCCTGGCCGCATACCTGGAACGGCATCCCACTGAGCACGGTCACCTGGAGCCCCTGTCGAAGGCCCTTGACGAACCCGACGAGCCGACGAGCCGCACGACCGTACCCGGACACATCACGTGCAGCGCCGTCGTGATCGACCGCCACCGGCGTGTTCTCCACGTTCACCACAGGGCCAGCGGCCTGGCCCTCCCTCCTGGCGGCCACGTCGACGCAGCCGATCGCACGCTGCTCGCCGCAGCGCTGCGCGAAGTCCACGAGGAGGTGGGAATCGCGCCCGGCAACCTGTGTCTGACCCACCAGCTCCTCGACGGCCCGATCGACATCGGCATCCACGACATCGCTGCCCGGCCGGCCAAGGGCGAAACGGAACATCAGCACTACGATGTCCAATTCGTCTTCAACCTTGCCCACGGCGTTGCCCCGATCGTCTTGCAGGACGACGAGGTCTCCGGTGCGCAATGGCTCCCCTTCGAGCAGGTCACCTCGCCCACTCTGCGCGCCAAGCTCCTGGCGTCCGCTCTCGACGGCCGGCCCGAGCCGGTGAACGCGTCCGCACTGCTGCACGACGGCGCGGGTCGGTACCTGCTGCATTTGCGCGACAACGATCCGGATACCTGGGAGCCGGGATCGTTCGCGCTCTTGGGAGGGGGCCGCGAACCCGGTGACCGGTCACTTGAGGACACCGTCCGCCGCGAGCTCGCCGAACAGGCACCCGGCCTTAAGTTCGGGGAGCTGGAGCCGTACGCGGTGGAGGTCGCGACCGGAGTCGACGGACTCGCCGTCCCCGTCCAGGTCTTCGCCGGCCAGTGGCGCGGCGACCCTGACGTCCTCGATCTCCAGGAAGGCGTCCTGCTCCGCTGGTTCAGCCCGGACGAACTACCCCGGCTGCGGCTGAGCCCGTCCACGAGCGCGCTCATCCTCCGCCACGCGGCCCGCGAGGCAGCCGCCGGCCCGTGCCCGGCGCCCGCTTCGCACGGGGCTGTTCCGATCGTCCTGGGCGTCCATCTCTACCTGGAGGACGATCAGGGCCGCGTCCTGCTCGGGCTGCGCCATCCGGGCTCCGCCTTCGCCGGGGACACATGGCACTTTCCCGCAAGCCATTGTGCGCAGGAGCCGGCGATCGCGTGCCTCCTCCGGGAGACCCTCGAAGAGACCGGTCTGGTCATCGACCCCGTGGACGTCGAGTACGCGCATACGGTCCACCTGGTCGATCCGCCCGGTGCCGGGCCGCGCATCGGCCTCGTGTTCCGGGCTCGCCGGTGGACGGGCGTCCCGGAGGTCCGCGAGCCCGAGAAGTGCCTGGCCTGGCAGTGGTGGCATCCGGACGAGCTTCCTGAGCCGATCGCCGCCTACGCCCGGGCAGCCATCGAGGGGATCGCGGCCGGGCGTCCGTATACGGAGATGGGCTGGTGA
- a CDS encoding M15 family metallopeptidase, which produces MRRGHSADAAVDVTPIDRLGHELDMGTRVDASPEESGGARYTDAPDLGDRARTNRATFSGAPSAAGLIDSGTEWWHRSHGDRSWALQTGQPADLYRPVELT; this is translated from the coding sequence GTGCGGCGAGGCCACTCCGCCGACGCGGCCGTCGACGTGACACCGATCGACCGCCTCGGCCACGAGCTCGACATGGGCACCCGTGTCGACGCCAGCCCCGAGGAATCCGGCGGCGCCCGTTACACCGATGCACCCGACCTCGGCGACCGAGCCCGCACGAACCGCGCCACCTTCAGCGGCGCCCCGTCCGCAGCGGGCTTGATCGACTCCGGGACCGAGTGGTGGCACCGGTCTCACGGGGATCGCTCCTGGGCGCTGCAGACCGGGCAGCCGGCCGACCTGTACCGACCCGTCGAACTGACCTGA
- the ltrA gene encoding group II intron reverse transcriptase/maturase, which yields MVNGPEDDGIDWDAMDWRACELKVQRLRQRIFKATQEQDWARVRNLQRLMLRSRSNTLLSVRQATQRNAGRVTAGVDGVVALTSEDRAKVAVQVHQGRGTWKPLPVKRVYIPKANGKQRPLGIPVIVDRCHQGRVRNALEPEWEARFESRSYGFRPGRGCQDAIEMLFTTLRKGSTRVWILDADLSAAFDRIDHDRLLSALGMFPGRRQIGQWLRAGVFEPGMGFSPTKEGTPQGGVISPLLLNVALNGLEEAAGVRLATAPSHKATGKTRPDSAVLVRYADDFVVCCFTEQQVHEVKAQLAEWLKPRGLAFNEEKTRVVHLEDGFDFLGFNIRRYPVGKLLIKPSKAAVKRHRERLSEVMRDLRGSNEKAVIVKLNPIIRGWAAYYRGVVAAEVFKDIDIHMWKLTYKWACYQHPKKSKHWISGRYFGKYNKFRNDHWVFGDRDSGTFLVKSSWTQIVRHTLVKGAASPDDPALTEYWVKRRRRVKPALDSYNLRLLDRQEGRCPLCGENVLTPHQPPQSPLEWERWWKVIARKAISVDYLRHTGRMTPQGDQTRLVHAECARRHAARIRNSTT from the coding sequence ATGGTGAACGGACCCGAGGACGATGGGATCGACTGGGACGCGATGGATTGGCGTGCCTGCGAGCTCAAAGTACAGCGACTGCGGCAGAGGATCTTCAAGGCGACTCAGGAGCAGGACTGGGCGCGAGTCCGGAACCTGCAAAGGTTGATGCTGCGGAGTCGGTCGAACACGTTGTTGAGTGTGCGGCAGGCGACGCAGCGTAATGCTGGCCGCGTCACGGCCGGGGTGGACGGGGTGGTTGCTCTGACCTCCGAGGATCGGGCCAAGGTCGCGGTGCAGGTGCACCAAGGCCGTGGCACCTGGAAGCCCCTGCCTGTGAAGCGGGTGTATATCCCCAAGGCCAACGGAAAGCAGCGCCCACTGGGAATTCCAGTCATTGTCGACCGGTGCCATCAGGGCCGGGTACGCAATGCCCTGGAGCCCGAGTGGGAGGCCAGGTTCGAATCCCGTTCCTACGGGTTTCGTCCGGGCCGAGGCTGCCAGGACGCGATCGAGATGCTCTTCACCACGCTCCGCAAGGGCTCAACGCGGGTGTGGATTCTGGATGCAGACCTGTCTGCGGCGTTCGACAGGATCGACCATGACCGGTTGCTCTCCGCGCTTGGGATGTTCCCGGGCCGGAGGCAGATCGGGCAATGGTTGAGGGCCGGGGTGTTCGAGCCCGGTATGGGGTTCTCTCCGACGAAGGAGGGCACCCCGCAGGGGGGTGTGATCAGTCCTCTGCTGTTGAACGTCGCGCTGAACGGCTTGGAGGAGGCGGCTGGAGTCCGACTCGCAACTGCCCCGTCCCACAAGGCGACGGGAAAGACGCGCCCGGATTCTGCGGTGCTGGTCAGATACGCAGACGACTTCGTCGTGTGCTGCTTCACCGAGCAGCAGGTGCACGAGGTCAAGGCACAGCTTGCCGAGTGGCTGAAGCCGAGGGGCCTGGCCTTCAACGAGGAGAAGACGCGGGTTGTCCACCTCGAAGACGGCTTTGACTTTCTGGGCTTCAACATCCGCCGCTATCCGGTGGGCAAGCTGCTGATTAAGCCGAGCAAGGCCGCCGTCAAGCGGCATCGGGAACGGCTCTCGGAAGTGATGCGCGACTTGCGCGGATCCAACGAGAAGGCGGTCATCGTCAAACTCAACCCCATCATCCGGGGCTGGGCTGCCTACTACCGAGGGGTGGTGGCTGCCGAGGTCTTCAAGGACATCGACATCCACATGTGGAAGCTGACCTACAAGTGGGCCTGCTACCAGCACCCCAAGAAGTCGAAGCACTGGATCTCCGGACGGTACTTCGGCAAGTACAACAAGTTCAGGAACGACCACTGGGTCTTCGGTGACCGCGACAGCGGCACCTTCCTGGTCAAGTCGTCCTGGACGCAGATCGTCCGACACACCCTGGTCAAGGGCGCGGCGTCACCAGACGACCCCGCCCTGACTGAGTACTGGGTCAAGCGTCGTCGCAGGGTCAAGCCCGCACTCGACAGCTACAACCTCCGCCTGCTCGACCGGCAGGAGGGACGCTGCCCGCTGTGCGGGGAAAATGTCCTGACTCCCCACCAGCCACCGCAATCCCCGTTGGAATGGGAACGCTGGTGGAAAGTGATCGCCCGCAAGGCGATCTCTGTCGATTACCTTCGGCACACGGGGAGGATGACGCCGCAAGGCGATCAAACCCGCTTGGTACACGCTGAATGCGCACGGCGACACGCCGCTCGTATTCGGAACAGCACCACCTGA
- a CDS encoding NACHT domain-containing protein, which translates to MAYYAEPAAVALMRQATRLSQKVVVVERTARSSLLGPAATAADVPFTVRVTLLRGPGDPVTGTLNELVNAYAALPEGRLVITGAAGAGKTVLALELVLLLLERRRPEQPVPVRLSLAEWDPDTPLEHWLVRQISDTYSVRPRLAEALVAQRLILPVLDGLDEMDGEAGSSMRAARGLDQINRYHGPRGVAPLVVTCRPTTYERLSRDHGGLASAAVAKVEELDTEQVRCYLEQALAARSEGERRAWAEVIDNLHQLPAGALCTPWQLYLATTVYSGGRDPRDLLTLTAPGDIDRLLLERLIPVAVGTSPHPRYDAVRTKRWLTSFAVHAAHPNNNDRSGPAVDIMLHRLESVVGRKRVVALHGVVFFLVFSGLLPLTSPEDFSRLAWILGLALAGIGHSSEPIRLIRLRPRKHHAGEPFWDVMHRVDREGWKFQLKGSLSRQILPWVGWGALAILVGATLLHKLLFPSRSWGQAALVSLGMNALILVGYLLVAASAVAIQFIPTPIVEADTEPVLRPSAPLRQDALVSVLIISVVGSCALLWVEVAWILALAVLPYVVGRAWMRYLASIAVGVHRGMVPLRLAHFLAWAHRAGLLRTTGRTYQFRHRALQQWLLNEAQDREQIQHLNGRVRDRSLDDGERLTAARALVRLGTPDGTVALYHLATDRKAEFGARVQAMEALANVDELRGVAVRMLEAFSEMASTAKYTPVEFTTAIQALGHLDPDVTFELLQRISQSGKARHDAQEFASSIAQRVAKLTQATTESRLNVPVSGLVEAPANQVFAPIDSQQAVDRGEGARNPLTEASNVHLPEKGWDAAMLAALTRKYWSQPGE; encoded by the coding sequence GTGGCTTACTACGCCGAGCCGGCAGCAGTGGCGCTGATGAGGCAAGCGACCCGGCTCTCCCAGAAGGTCGTGGTGGTGGAACGCACCGCGCGCAGCAGCTTGCTGGGACCTGCAGCGACCGCAGCGGACGTTCCGTTTACCGTCAGGGTGACTCTCCTTCGAGGTCCTGGCGATCCGGTGACAGGAACGCTGAACGAACTGGTCAACGCTTATGCGGCCCTGCCTGAGGGACGGCTGGTCATCACAGGGGCCGCTGGCGCAGGAAAGACCGTACTGGCACTCGAACTCGTGCTGTTGCTACTTGAGCGGCGACGCCCTGAACAACCGGTCCCCGTTCGGCTCTCCCTCGCCGAGTGGGACCCTGACACACCGCTGGAACACTGGCTGGTGCGGCAGATCAGCGACACGTACAGCGTCCGCCCGCGCCTGGCAGAGGCGTTGGTGGCCCAACGTCTGATTCTGCCCGTCCTCGACGGCCTCGATGAGATGGATGGCGAGGCCGGCTCCTCCATGCGAGCGGCGCGCGGCCTGGATCAGATCAACCGCTACCACGGTCCGCGAGGCGTTGCGCCACTCGTGGTGACCTGCCGCCCCACGACATACGAGCGGCTAAGCCGCGATCACGGAGGACTTGCCTCAGCAGCCGTGGCCAAAGTCGAAGAACTCGACACCGAGCAGGTCCGCTGTTACCTCGAGCAGGCCCTCGCCGCACGCTCCGAGGGTGAAAGACGCGCGTGGGCTGAGGTCATCGACAATCTGCACCAGCTCCCTGCCGGGGCCCTGTGCACTCCGTGGCAGCTCTATTTGGCCACGACCGTCTATTCCGGAGGGCGAGACCCACGAGACTTGCTGACTCTCACTGCTCCGGGAGACATCGACCGCCTCCTCCTGGAGAGGCTCATACCCGTCGCCGTCGGTACCTCACCGCACCCGCGCTACGATGCCGTCCGGACGAAACGGTGGCTCACTTCGTTCGCCGTCCACGCAGCGCACCCGAACAACAATGACCGCAGCGGCCCCGCCGTAGACATCATGCTGCATCGGCTTGAGTCCGTCGTCGGGCGTAAGCGCGTGGTGGCGCTTCACGGGGTCGTATTTTTTCTGGTTTTCAGCGGGCTGCTCCCCCTCACGTCACCCGAAGATTTCTCCCGCCTGGCCTGGATCCTGGGACTCGCGCTTGCGGGCATAGGGCATTCCAGCGAGCCGATCCGACTCATCCGCCTGAGGCCAAGAAAACACCACGCAGGCGAACCCTTCTGGGATGTCATGCATCGAGTCGATCGGGAGGGTTGGAAGTTCCAGCTGAAGGGTTCATTAAGTCGACAGATCCTGCCCTGGGTCGGATGGGGAGCGCTTGCCATTCTGGTTGGCGCTACGTTGCTCCACAAATTGCTGTTCCCGTCCCGCAGCTGGGGCCAAGCAGCATTGGTCAGTCTGGGAATGAACGCGCTCATCCTGGTCGGCTACCTGTTGGTGGCGGCCTCCGCGGTGGCAATTCAGTTCATTCCGACCCCCATCGTCGAGGCTGACACGGAGCCGGTACTGAGGCCGAGCGCCCCACTGCGGCAGGACGCGCTCGTCAGCGTGCTGATCATCAGCGTTGTCGGCTCGTGTGCGCTGCTCTGGGTCGAAGTCGCCTGGATTTTGGCCCTGGCGGTACTGCCGTACGTTGTCGGCCGGGCATGGATGCGGTACTTGGCATCCATTGCTGTAGGCGTTCATCGGGGCATGGTGCCCCTCCGCCTGGCTCACTTCCTTGCTTGGGCCCATCGCGCAGGGCTGCTGCGCACGACAGGACGCACCTACCAGTTTCGGCACCGGGCGCTCCAACAGTGGCTACTCAACGAAGCGCAGGATCGCGAGCAGATCCAACATCTGAACGGCCGCGTCAGAGATCGTTCGCTTGATGATGGCGAGCGTCTGACCGCAGCCCGCGCCCTGGTCCGACTGGGCACCCCTGACGGCACGGTGGCGCTGTACCACCTGGCCACAGACCGCAAGGCCGAGTTCGGTGCACGAGTCCAGGCCATGGAAGCGCTGGCCAACGTGGACGAGCTGCGAGGTGTCGCCGTCAGAATGCTGGAAGCCTTCTCCGAAATGGCGTCGACCGCGAAGTACACCCCTGTAGAGTTCACGACAGCAATCCAAGCTCTCGGGCATCTGGATCCCGATGTTACATTCGAACTCCTACAGCGAATATCCCAGTCCGGGAAAGCGCGGCATGACGCCCAAGAGTTCGCATCCTCGATTGCCCAAAGGGTAGCCAAGCTAACCCAGGCCACCACGGAGAGCCGGCTCAATGTTCCCGTAAGCGGTTTAGTCGAAGCGCCGGCGAATCAGGTCTTTGCACCGATAGATTCACAGCAAGCAGTAGACCGGGGGGAGGGCGCGCGCAATCCACTCACTGAAGCCTCGAATGTTCACTTGCCGGAAAAAGGGTGGGACGCGGCCATGCTGGCTGCACTGACGCGGAAGTACTGGAGCCAGCCGGGCGAATAG
- a CDS encoding GNAT family N-acetyltransferase — translation MNPDTTPIRIAEPPDTAARPAVRAATPADAEAITRMRSEHVLSRPLTEEWVRRTTDELVPRLTPAGDARAFVIDAPDGTMAACALGLIAPVLPAPSYPHGLAARVHVVATHPDHRRRGYARAVVGALLDHLADTEEVTLFELHTSSQAAPLYREFGFAGSPALMRMTRHGRSTAAAGAQPDSTWVPPRQYADSLPRATAYVCLYVTDEDDQPLQLHSVYSPSHPWHMIGGALEFGERPWDGLLRECREETGMTAAGPPRLLATVYGQPRAQRPYSTLQLVFDGGRLTGAQIRGLTLNPHEHDEARVLPLAQWRALMPARDFVRLSAVAEARRTGVAAYVDTWGDA, via the coding sequence GTGAACCCCGACACCACACCGATCCGAATCGCCGAACCGCCCGACACCGCCGCACGGCCGGCGGTCCGCGCGGCCACACCCGCCGACGCCGAAGCGATCACCCGAATGCGCTCCGAGCACGTCCTGTCGCGGCCACTGACCGAGGAGTGGGTCCGACGGACCACGGACGAGCTGGTTCCCCGGCTGACGCCTGCGGGAGACGCACGCGCGTTCGTCATCGATGCGCCGGACGGCACGATGGCCGCCTGCGCCCTCGGCCTGATCGCCCCCGTGCTCCCGGCACCGTCGTACCCCCACGGCCTGGCCGCCCGCGTCCACGTGGTCGCCACCCACCCGGACCACCGGCGCCGTGGCTACGCCCGGGCCGTGGTCGGCGCCCTGCTCGACCACCTCGCCGACACCGAGGAAGTCACCCTGTTCGAGCTGCACACCAGCTCGCAGGCCGCACCCCTGTACCGGGAGTTCGGCTTCGCCGGCAGTCCGGCGCTCATGCGGATGACCCGCCACGGCCGATCCACCGCAGCGGCCGGTGCGCAGCCCGATTCGACGTGGGTGCCGCCGCGGCAGTACGCCGACTCGCTGCCGCGGGCGACCGCCTACGTGTGCCTCTACGTCACCGACGAGGACGACCAGCCGCTGCAACTGCACTCCGTTTACTCCCCGAGCCACCCCTGGCACATGATCGGCGGCGCTCTGGAGTTCGGCGAGCGTCCCTGGGACGGCCTGCTGCGCGAGTGCCGGGAGGAGACCGGGATGACCGCCGCGGGTCCGCCCCGGCTGCTGGCCACGGTGTACGGGCAGCCCCGGGCCCAGCGTCCGTACAGCACCCTGCAGCTCGTCTTCGACGGGGGGCGCCTCACCGGCGCCCAGATCCGCGGCCTCACCCTCAACCCGCACGAGCACGACGAGGCCCGCGTCCTGCCGCTTGCGCAGTGGCGGGCGCTGATGCCGGCCCGCGATTTCGTACGGCTGAGCGCCGTGGCGGAGGCCCGCCGGACCGGGGTGGCCGCGTACGTCGACACCTGGGGGGACGCATGA
- the fxlM gene encoding methyltransferase, FxLD system, which yields MGFTRTDWSEHYGGGQNFRRLGEEEKVLLAEHAPAPDGGRALDVGCGTGEMAVHLTGLGYAVDAVDYAEGALERARAEHPDAKKVRWLCLDVEHDDLADLAEDGYDLVVLRLSIAFIRDRARVLRLLCARLREGGRLIVITPHAEHSGVERRHVALDDAELDALTAGFEEVTRSDTEGLAVVVLRGPGVFRSEEKGRPEPQAVFGAAAVVTDPSGRVLLGRSTRGMWELPGGRIDSGESAPAAAVRELEEESGLTARVEDAHLLTILHDDRADVRRVTAVVRITSWDGELGLPEPDRFVRWEFHDLHQLASLGTVFAPTAAALVAVWPGVLPDLAPVHSYPGADLAGPVAGEPAEAVRLRERMADTVIAQGWTHSPQVRAALREVPRHRFLPEVPPATAYHADLAVVTVREESRTAVSSVSAAWLQADMIERLRLQQTPTAPAGSRTTVLEVGSGGYNAELIAHVLGPRGRVVTVDVDPYVVHRTRRLGAEAGSGRVTAILGDGGLGAPDHVPARGFDGIMITHNASDIAPAWREQLAQGARLVVPLEIGGYTRSLALERRGDVLHCEHWTHCGFVRDRGAAGRTTPRIALADGEVTVRWEDGGPGDADGLDEALRGPRHERPTGLVVRGNFNFETLQIYAATVLTGFCRLSARRGSALVTQPDAAAIVADRSLAYLTYRTVKDAPTAADRRSEFFIHAYGPSADELAGRFADCVRTWDTEVRESGYPSMTVHPAGTPDDLLPDGAVLDKPSARLVFAWPGHETVRPPVIASVLEEPR from the coding sequence GTGGGATTCACCCGGACCGACTGGTCCGAGCACTACGGCGGCGGACAGAACTTCCGGCGACTCGGGGAGGAGGAGAAGGTCCTGCTCGCCGAACACGCCCCGGCACCCGACGGCGGACGCGCGCTCGACGTCGGCTGCGGCACCGGCGAGATGGCCGTCCACCTCACCGGCCTCGGATACGCCGTCGACGCGGTGGACTACGCCGAGGGTGCGCTGGAGCGGGCCCGTGCGGAGCACCCCGATGCGAAGAAGGTGCGCTGGCTGTGCCTGGACGTCGAGCACGACGACCTCGCCGACCTGGCCGAGGACGGCTACGACCTGGTCGTGCTGCGTCTGTCGATCGCCTTCATCCGGGACCGGGCCCGGGTCCTTCGTCTGCTGTGCGCGCGCCTGCGCGAGGGCGGGCGGCTCATCGTGATCACCCCGCACGCCGAGCACTCCGGTGTCGAGCGGCGCCACGTCGCCCTGGACGACGCCGAGCTCGACGCGCTCACCGCCGGGTTCGAGGAGGTGACGCGTTCCGACACGGAGGGTCTCGCAGTGGTGGTGCTGCGCGGGCCGGGGGTGTTCCGGTCGGAGGAGAAGGGTCGGCCGGAGCCGCAGGCCGTGTTCGGGGCGGCGGCGGTGGTCACCGACCCGTCGGGCCGGGTGCTGCTGGGCCGCTCCACACGCGGTATGTGGGAGCTACCCGGAGGCCGGATCGACAGCGGCGAATCCGCACCCGCCGCGGCCGTGCGCGAGCTCGAGGAGGAAAGCGGGCTCACGGCACGGGTGGAGGACGCCCACCTCCTCACCATCCTCCACGACGACCGCGCGGACGTGCGCCGCGTCACCGCCGTTGTCCGCATCACCTCCTGGGACGGTGAACTCGGCCTCCCCGAACCCGACCGCTTCGTCCGCTGGGAGTTCCATGACCTGCACCAACTGGCCAGCCTCGGGACCGTCTTCGCTCCGACGGCTGCCGCCCTGGTCGCGGTATGGCCGGGGGTCCTGCCGGACCTCGCGCCGGTCCACTCCTACCCGGGTGCGGACCTTGCCGGGCCGGTTGCCGGTGAGCCGGCCGAGGCGGTGCGGCTGCGCGAGCGGATGGCCGACACCGTGATCGCGCAGGGCTGGACCCACTCCCCGCAGGTGCGGGCCGCGCTGCGGGAGGTACCGCGCCACCGGTTCCTGCCCGAGGTGCCCCCGGCCACCGCGTACCACGCCGACTTGGCCGTGGTCACGGTCCGCGAGGAGTCCCGGACCGCGGTCAGCTCCGTCTCTGCGGCCTGGCTGCAGGCCGACATGATCGAACGACTCCGCCTCCAGCAGACGCCAACGGCCCCGGCCGGGAGCCGGACGACGGTGCTGGAAGTCGGGTCGGGCGGCTACAACGCGGAACTCATCGCCCACGTCTTGGGCCCCCGGGGGCGCGTGGTCACGGTGGACGTGGACCCGTACGTGGTCCACCGCACCCGGCGCCTGGGGGCCGAGGCCGGCAGCGGCCGCGTCACGGCGATCCTGGGTGACGGCGGCCTCGGCGCCCCGGACCACGTTCCCGCCCGCGGATTCGACGGCATCATGATCACCCACAACGCCTCCGACATCGCCCCCGCCTGGCGGGAGCAACTCGCCCAAGGTGCCCGGCTCGTGGTGCCGCTGGAAATCGGCGGCTACACCCGCTCCCTGGCCCTGGAGCGTCGTGGCGACGTCCTGCACTGCGAGCACTGGACGCATTGCGGTTTCGTCCGGGACCGCGGGGCCGCCGGCCGCACCACCCCGCGCATCGCTCTGGCCGACGGCGAGGTCACCGTTCGGTGGGAGGACGGCGGACCCGGCGACGCCGACGGCCTCGACGAGGCCCTGCGCGGCCCCCGGCACGAGCGGCCCACCGGCCTCGTCGTCCGGGGGAACTTCAACTTCGAGACCCTGCAGATCTACGCCGCGACCGTGCTGACCGGATTCTGCCGTCTGTCCGCACGGAGGGGATCCGCCCTGGTCACGCAGCCGGACGCGGCCGCGATCGTGGCGGACAGGTCCCTGGCCTACCTGACCTACCGCACCGTCAAGGACGCCCCGACGGCCGCCGACCGTCGCAGCGAGTTCTTCATCCACGCCTACGGGCCGTCCGCCGACGAACTCGCCGGGCGGTTCGCCGACTGCGTGCGCACGTGGGACACCGAGGTCCGCGAGAGCGGCTACCCGTCGATGACCGTCCACCCGGCCGGCACCCCTGACGATCTCCTGCCGGACGGTGCCGTACTCGACAAGCCCTCGGCGAGGCTGGTCTTCGCCTGGCCCGGACACGAAACCGTCCGCCCGCCGGTGATCGCCTCCGTGCTCGAGGAGCCGCGGTGA